One genomic segment of Musa acuminata AAA Group cultivar baxijiao chromosome BXJ3-3, Cavendish_Baxijiao_AAA, whole genome shotgun sequence includes these proteins:
- the LOC135632362 gene encoding heat stress transcription factor A-1-like, protein MNGEGGDADGASSSASTVATTANACLNGGAPPPFLSKTYEMVDDPATDAIVSWGPANNSFVVWNTIEFARDLLPKYFKHNNFSSFVRQLNTYGFRKVDPDRWEFANEGFLRGQKHLLKAISRRKSTHGHNQQPQQQQQQQQPQTQNTIEVGKFGLEEEIERLKRDKNVLMQELVRLRQQQQTTDQQLNTLGQRLQGMEQRQQQMMSFLAKAMQSPGFLAQLVQQNDSNRRIVGVSKKRRLPMQENELDGESTIQDGQIIKYQPLINEAAKAMLMQILKYDTSPRLESFGDSQNFLIENYSSPLEAFDSSSLKRTSGVTLSEVPPTSSGVPSLPASSGYSAMLPPVSSEIQSSSNVAHMVTTTKMPNMDLRSGTIAPSHTNNGISELSQVQAMMPDGFSHSYVGSNGGSIPMNPISDVMDELAGIETEKFASDMDILSDDEQLPSINDPFWEQFLTASPLLGDADEVDSDLHETEEIGLEARNSGDSTQSMDHLTMQMGHLAPHSNK, encoded by the exons ATGAATGGAGAAGGAGGAGACGCGGACGGGGCCTCTTCGTCAGCGTCAACGGTGGCGACGACCGCTAACGCGTGCCTGAATGGCGGGGCGCCGCCGCCGTTTCTGAGCAAGACGTACGAGATGGTGGACGACCCTGCGACGGACGCCATCGTGTCGTGGGGGCCGGCCAACAACAGCTTCGTGGTGTGGAACACCATCGAGTTCGCGAGGGACCTCCTACCTAAGTACTTCAAGCACAACAACTTCTCCAGTTTCGTTCGCCAGCTCAATACTTAT GGTTTTAGAAAGGTTGATCCTGATCGATGGGAGTTTGCTAATGAGGGATTCCTGAGGGGTCAAAAACATTTGCTGAAGGCCATCAGTAGGAGAAAATCAACCCATGGACACAATCAACagccacagcagcagcagcagcagcagcagcctcaAACACAGAATACTATTGAGGTGGGGAAGTTTGGGTTAGAAGAAGAGATTGAAAGGCTCAAGAGAGACAAGAATGTACTAATGCAGGAACTGGTTAGgctgaggcagcagcagcagactaCTGATCAGCAGCTAAACACCTTAGGTCAGCGCCTTCAAGGAATGGAACAGCGCCAGCAACAGATGATGTCATTCTTGGCAAAAGCCATGCAGAGCCCTGGATTCTTAGCCCAGTTGGTGCAACAAAATGACAGCAATCGGCGCATAGTTGGAGTAAGCAAAAAGCGGAGATTGCCTATGCAAGAAAATGAGCTGGATGGTGAAAGCACTATTCAGGATGGTCAAATAATTAAATACCAGCCCCTGATAAATGAAGCAGCAAAAGCAATGCTGATGCAAATTCTGAAGTATGACACATCTCCTAGATTGGAATCCTTTGGGGACTCCCAGAACTTTTTAATTGAGAATTATTCTTCACCTCTAGAGGCTTTTGATAGCAGTTCTCTAAAGCGGACTTCAGGAGTCACTCTTTCTGAAGTGCCACCTACAAGTTCTGGTGTTCCATCTTTGCCAGCAAGCTCTGGATATTCAGCAATGCTGCCTCCTGTGTCATCTGAGATTCAATCGTCATCCAATGTAGCACATATGGTTACAACCACCAAAATGCCTAACATGGATTTGAGGTCTGGGACTATTGCTCCATCTCATACTAATAATGGCATATCAGAACTTTCTCAAGTGCAGGCTATGATGCCTGACGGATTCAGTCATAGCTATGTAGGGTCTAACGGAGGAAGCATTCCTATGAACCCTATTTCCGATGTCATGGATGAGCTGGCAGGAATTGAGACTGAAAAGTTTGCCTCCGATATGGACATCTTAAGCGATGACGAGCAGCTTCCAAGCATAAATGATCCTTTCTGGGAACAATTCTTGACCGCAAGCCCACTATTGGGAGATGCCGACGAGGTTGATTCAGACTTGCATGAAACTGAGGAAATAGGGCTAGAAGCAAGGAATTCTGGGGACAGTACCCAAAGCATGGATCACCTCACAATGCAGATGGGGCATCTTGCCCCACATAGCAATAAGTGA
- the LOC135632687 gene encoding NADH dehydrogenase [ubiquinone] iron-sulfur protein 6, mitochondrial-like: MATRQLPRLLKTLDPFRAPLGTRAIGSLVSDHTAKWMQDTRKKSPMELINEVPPIKVEGRIVACEGHSNPALGHPIEFICLDLEAPAVCKYCGLRYVQNHHH, from the exons ATGGCGACGCGACAGCTTCCCCGCCTCCTGAAAACCCTAGATCCCTTCCGCGCCCCGCTGGGGACGAGGGCGATCGGCTCTCTTGTCAGCGATCACACCGCCAAATGGATGCAG GACACCCGCAAGAAATCACCAATGGAGTTGATCAATGAAGTGCCTCCGATAAAAGTTGAAGGACGGATTGTCGCTTGTGAAGGAC ATAGTAATCCTGCACTAGGCCATCCGATAGAGTTTATTTGCCTTGACCTAGAAGCACCAGCTGTATGCAAATACTGTGGCCTTCGTTATGTTCAAAACCATCATCACTAA
- the LOC135632574 gene encoding protein HAIKU1-like, which produces MESSRNQHSLGVNKAIKKEGPRQPRVYNIRSSDFRSVVQQLTGASASLPQPRRLNQARPQPLAPPPRPSVPTTPADHAVPPPAETPFSAYMRFLEISLLHSDGSHRPAHSPLRPSPPPPLPLDLESPSAFLDLLSPRCPQLSP; this is translated from the coding sequence atggaGAGCTCCAGGAACCAGCACAGTCTCGGCGTCAACAAAGCCATCAAGAAGGAGGGCCCCCGCCAGCCGCGCGTCTACAACATCCGCAGCAGCGACTTCCGCTCGGTAGTCCAGCAGCTCACCGGCGCTTCCGCCTCCCTCCCGCAGCCGCGCCGCCTCAACCAGGCCCGCCCCCAGCCCCTGGCGCCCCCCCCCCGCCCCTCCGTCCCCACCACCCCGGCCGACCACGCTGTGCCGCCGCCCGCCGAGACCCCCTTCTCCGCCTACATGCGCTTCCTGGAGATCTCCCTCCTCCACTCCGACGGCTCCCACCGCCCCGCCCACTCGCCGCTCCGGCCTTCCCCTCCTCCACCCTTGCCGCTCGACCTCGAGTCGCCGAGCGCGTTCCTGGACCTGCTGTCGCCCAGGTGCCCGCAGCTGTCGCCTTGA